TACCCAATTATAAATACCGAATCGAATTAGAGACGTTTAGCACCACAGTTGCGAAAATTTATTGaagagaaagaaaaataatgtaaattaaaaccaatatttggcaaattattgtataaacgaaatttaaaatttatttcaagttATGACAACTTACAGTATGCTTTTAAAGCAAGCCTCCGAATTTCTAAAGCCTCAATAAGTTCGGGTGATTTTCCTCTACAACTAGTTTATACTAAACAGCATACAGGTAAAACACTGGAAACCTTATCGTCATCGTATCCAAGATTAAAATATACAACCAGGTGGCCGGCTTTAGTTTAGAACAAATTGCGATAATTCGTCATAAAATCCACGTGCACGTATAAATACACAACATAAAGATATACACGTCAGTCTTAATCATTGATAAGATTAAAATGTAGAGCTTACAAGTGCCGGATTACTTTCAGAACGTTTGCACTTATGCTGATATCTTCAATAAATTAGGTCTGTACTGAATGCACCGGCCGTCTAGGACATTGATACGTGTGCCAAAAAACACAAAGAATGCAAACAAGAGCAAAGAAAACATTGAAATTAACGTCGTgcatcttatttaaataaaaatacactcGCACTGAGTAAATTGTAACAAAATGAAAAAGAACAaaagaatttatatttttgtaaggTGCGTTTGTGCACACTTACAATGATAGCGGGcgacattaaaaatattttgtactcAAAGTACTAAAGCATAAACAATACAATAAAGGGACCAGAAATAAACAACATAACAGACAGGACAAAGTGCATGTCATGAGCGCAACGGCCTTAGTCAGGGCCGCCCAGCGCAGGCAGACGCGGCGCCCGACGCCATGGGAAAAATCAGGCTTCGCCGCCCCCGCCCCGCGCGCCCATTGGGCCGCCCGGCGCCGCCCCGCGCCCCACCCGTGCCCATAAATACTACGCGGCTACGCGCATCTCCTCATTCCTCGCTCGCGACCCGCGGTAAACGCACGTCCGTCTAGCCCAGTGTATTACGTGTTTAGTGAAATCACGATGAAAGCGATAACAGCAGTGTGCGCGACCGGCGCCTCGGTCCCGGCCATCGCCAGCGGCCGAGTGGAGCGGCACCGGGACATGGAGAACGCGGAGATCCAGATGTACCTGTCGAAGCTGCAGGACTTGGTACCGTTCATGCCGAAGCACCGGAAGATCTCGAAGCTGGAGGTGATCCAGCACGTGATCGACTACATCTGCGACCTGCAGTCGGCGCTGGAGAACCACCCGGCAGTGGGCCAGTTCGACGCGGAGGGCGCGCTGGCGGCGTCGCCGCCGCTGGCGCTGGCGCCCACGGAGCGCCGCCGGCGCCGGCCGCTCAGCCAGCGCGCGGCGCCCAACACCATCCTCCGCAACACAACCTCCAGCCAGGAACACAGACATCACACGGTGAGTCTCTATTTCCACTTCCCATTCGTTTTATAGTTATTAGTTTGAGACCATAAAAGGGTGCAGAATCAATCATTGCCATGATGCTCCAAAAACAGAAATCAGTccttaaataataacagtagttAACCTAATCGTAATAAgtttcataaaggtagcacaAAAACAGTTAAGTTCTAtcttaattttgtatgaaactgTTATCCTGTTTTCAAACCCGCTTTCATACCCACTATGCAATTTCATTTGCATGGGTttccaaagatttttttcagttgTAGAGTTTCCACCAGTTTTCTGTGcaggagtaacaaacatccatcctcacaaactttccgTTCATAATACAAGTCTACATTTGTACACTTGGAAATGTAGCTCCCATAAACACAATACCATTTCAAAAACCCGTGTCATGCGAGATAGACACTGTTGCATAAAAAGTAAATGAAATCGGTTGCGTCGGTGTTTTTGCGTCGCGCACCTGCATGTTTCGCAAGCGGGAAGGTAAAAGCGGAGATGGCGAGTTTCACAACGCGCCGCACTAATAGCTCGGTAAACAATCGTGCAATTAGCCGACCCCGACCTACAAAGCCTGCTCACTAATTATCCAGCCCTGAATATCTCTTATCATACCGGTTTTGTCCCTCATCATTGAAGAATCCTGTATCTAAAACTTTAATTATATCACAAACATTGCCTCATTGCCTTACGAATTGCTTAGGGAAGAGAAAAGAATCAGACGGACCTACTTAATAAATCAAGAAAGTATACCACTTATTGAATAGGCTGTGTTGTGTGGGTAGAATTAAACCAATGCGTAACTATAAACATGTTGCCCAAACAATCCCATTGTAAACACCACAACAATGTTCACTCAGTTATTCTGATACCGTTTCGTTTACGGCGCTGAACTGAGTAGGTACGTTATGAAATCGTAGAATCGGTAAATGCGCAGTCGCAATCTAAACCGCTGTTCACGCATGCATGACGGCTGTTTTGAAT
The DNA window shown above is from Ostrinia nubilalis chromosome 13, ilOstNubi1.1, whole genome shotgun sequence and carries:
- the LOC135077458 gene encoding protein extra-macrochaetae, which encodes MKAITAVCATGASVPAIASGRVERHRDMENAEIQMYLSKLQDLVPFMPKHRKISKLEVIQHVIDYICDLQSALENHPAVGQFDAEGALAASPPLALAPTERRRRRPLSQRAAPNTILRNTTSSQEHRHHTTPEKQNQPDRPSC